From a single bacterium genomic region:
- a CDS encoding RNA polymerase sigma factor, whose protein sequence is MIDRQQEIDELKSGSEPAYRKLVENHLDQVINICYRFTLNRVEAEDLAQETFVEVYFSVNSFRGDSSLATWIHQIAVRKSLDLLRSKNRVKRKGTANNGDSYEEQTDVQYTRCASDPHQELEFAERRAVLQSALDILPANQRTSFVLSKCEDMSYEAIAEVMNTSVSSVTSLIHRAKQNLRAILIKHYSSQPEQDESLMARNSKNNRLTVVKGKS, encoded by the coding sequence TTGATCGATCGACAACAAGAAATCGATGAGCTAAAATCCGGTTCTGAACCAGCTTATCGAAAATTAGTAGAGAATCATCTCGATCAGGTGATTAACATCTGCTATCGCTTCACATTGAATCGTGTAGAAGCTGAAGACCTTGCGCAAGAGACGTTCGTAGAGGTTTACTTCTCAGTGAATAGCTTTCGCGGTGATTCCTCTCTCGCAACTTGGATACATCAAATTGCCGTGCGCAAATCGCTCGATTTGTTGCGCAGTAAAAATCGAGTTAAACGAAAAGGAACTGCAAACAACGGTGATTCGTACGAGGAACAGACTGACGTACAATACACTCGGTGTGCTTCCGACCCGCATCAAGAACTGGAATTCGCCGAACGCCGTGCAGTATTGCAATCGGCATTGGACATACTTCCTGCCAATCAACGAACTTCGTTTGTTCTCAGCAAATGTGAGGATATGTCCTATGAAGCGATCGCAGAGGTAATGAATACTTCGGTTTCATCGGTCACATCGCTGATACATCGGGCAAAGCAGAATTTGCGCGCGATACTAATAAAACACTATTCGAGTCAACCCGAACAAGACGAATCTTTGATGGCAAGGAATTCCAAAAATAATCGTCTAACAGTAGTAAAAGGGAAAAGTTAA
- a CDS encoding VOC family protein, which translates to MPTPGTLHHVELYVADLQRSLSFWRWFLLRLGYSEYQSWEEGCSFRLGDTYLVFVQVAEHHRKFEYHRCHPGLNHLAFHAKSRAEVDQLTIELQQRGIEILYPECHPNAGGEGYYAVFFEDPDRMKVEFVAPDITE; encoded by the coding sequence ATGCCTACACCCGGCACTTTGCATCATGTCGAGCTCTACGTTGCCGATCTGCAACGGTCGTTATCGTTTTGGCGTTGGTTTCTGCTTCGACTCGGTTATAGTGAATATCAGAGTTGGGAGGAGGGTTGCAGTTTTCGCCTCGGCGACACTTATCTCGTGTTTGTCCAAGTGGCTGAGCACCATCGGAAGTTCGAATATCATCGTTGCCACCCCGGCTTAAATCATTTGGCGTTTCATGCCAAATCACGCGCCGAAGTGGACCAGTTGACAATCGAATTGCAACAACGCGGCATCGAAATTCTTTATCCAGAATGTCATCCCAATGCTGGCGGTGAAGGATACTATGCGGTCTTTTTTGAAGACCCCGACCGCATGAAAGTCGAGTTTGTTGCTCCCGATATCACCGAGTAG